In Candidatus Polarisedimenticolia bacterium, one DNA window encodes the following:
- the folK gene encoding 2-amino-4-hydroxy-6-hydroxymethyldihydropteridine diphosphokinase, with translation MPDTPQRGGSLVSERIFLGLGSNLGDRLDHLRQAIESLQDKGVRIVRLSAVYDTDPVGYRAQGNFLNLVAEVDWQASPRELLERCQAVERERGRARAVRDGPRTLDLDLLLFGDRILKETDLTLPHPRMHERRFVLQPLAELAPLLRHPVLGMTVGTLLERCADSAGVRQLPVRLSLERDDPPGYNPAASRGKPE, from the coding sequence ATGCCGGACACTCCGCAACGAGGCGGGAGCCTAGTCTCGGAAAGGATCTTCCTGGGGCTGGGATCCAACCTGGGAGATCGTCTGGACCACCTCCGGCAAGCCATTGAAAGTCTTCAGGATAAGGGTGTTCGCATCGTGCGCCTCTCGGCCGTTTACGATACCGATCCGGTGGGCTATCGTGCCCAAGGCAATTTCCTCAACCTGGTCGCCGAGGTGGACTGGCAGGCGAGTCCCCGGGAGCTTCTGGAGAGGTGTCAGGCCGTGGAAAGGGAGCGCGGCCGGGCTCGAGCCGTGCGGGACGGTCCTCGGACCCTGGACCTCGACCTCCTCCTCTTCGGCGATCGGATCCTGAAGGAGACGGACCTTACCCTTCCGCATCCGCGGATGCACGAAAGGAGGTTCGTGCTTCAACCGCTCGCCGAGCTTGCGCCGCTGCTTCGGCATCCCGTGCTGGGTATGACCGTCGGGACGCTGCTTGAGCGATGCGCCGACTCCGCGGGCGTCCGCCAGCTCCCGGTCCGTCTCTCTCTTGAACGGGACGACCCACCCGGCTATAATCCGGCGGCTTCCCGGGGCAAACCAGAATGA
- a CDS encoding deoxynucleoside kinase — MKSKFIAVEGPIGVGKTSLVDLLASRFDAVKILERTENPFLEEFYRDRPGAAFQAQLFFLLNRYQQQKELSQGNLFNQVTLSDYVFAKDKIFAYLNLDDSELMIYEKLYALLEPNIPRPDLVIYLQASDRILMERIRRRSRDYELGISEKYIAELNRAYNYFFFHYTSTPLLVIDTSDIDFVQRIDDLNELVSQIEQMEKGVQYYIPLGAAEGPRRERS; from the coding sequence ATGAAATCCAAGTTCATCGCGGTGGAGGGACCCATCGGGGTGGGGAAGACCAGCCTCGTCGATCTGCTCGCCTCGCGATTCGACGCCGTCAAGATCCTGGAGCGCACCGAGAATCCGTTTCTGGAGGAGTTCTACCGGGATCGTCCCGGAGCGGCGTTCCAGGCCCAGCTTTTCTTTCTTCTGAACCGTTACCAGCAGCAGAAGGAGCTTTCGCAGGGCAACCTGTTCAACCAGGTCACGTTGTCGGATTACGTCTTCGCCAAGGACAAGATATTCGCCTACCTGAACCTGGACGATTCGGAGCTGATGATCTACGAAAAGCTCTACGCCCTGCTCGAGCCGAATATCCCGCGTCCCGATCTGGTTATCTATCTGCAGGCGAGCGACCGCATCTTGATGGAACGGATCCGCCGGCGAAGCCGGGATTACGAACTTGGCATCTCGGAGAAGTACATCGCCGAGCTGAATCGGGCCTATAATTACTTCTTCTTTCACTACACTTCGACGCCGTTGCTGGTGATTGACACTTCGGACATCGACTTCGTGCAACGGATCGACGACTTGAACGAGCTGGTCAGCCAGATCGAGCAGATGGAAAAGGGCGTTCAGTACTACATACCGCTCGGAGCCGCGGAAGGCCCGAGACGGGAAAGAAGCTAG
- a CDS encoding tetratricopeptide repeat protein codes for MAKKEIKKSKKAGQKTASSLTVHAEQALQVYEHSLNLLRKKQFAEAAEGLRGLLKTFPQEKEIADRCRAYLRICERGSEDKAMPLKRVEDYYYQGILESNRQQYDEALKHLDRALEMSPRDDRVLYIVASTQALKGDREQALSALKEAIDLNAVNRIYAQQDPDFEPLRDDDAFLDLVLPRKD; via the coding sequence ATGGCCAAAAAAGAAATCAAGAAGAGCAAGAAGGCCGGACAGAAAACCGCTTCATCACTCACGGTTCACGCCGAGCAGGCTCTCCAGGTGTACGAGCATTCGCTGAATCTCCTCCGCAAGAAGCAGTTTGCCGAGGCCGCCGAAGGCCTCCGGGGGCTGCTGAAGACCTTCCCGCAGGAAAAGGAGATCGCCGATCGCTGCCGAGCCTACCTCCGGATATGTGAGCGGGGATCGGAAGACAAAGCCATGCCTTTGAAGCGGGTGGAGGACTATTACTACCAGGGGATTTTGGAGAGCAACCGCCAGCAATACGACGAGGCTCTCAAGCACCTGGATCGCGCTCTGGAGATGAGCCCCCGGGATGACCGCGTTCTCTACATCGTCGCTTCGACCCAGGCCCTCAAGGGAGACCGCGAACAGGCGCTTTCGGCGTTGAAGGAAGCGATCGATCTGAATGCCGTGAATCGGATCTACGCTCAGCAGGACCCCGATTTCGAGCCACTCCGGGACGACGACGCCTTCCTGGATCTCGTCCTTCCCCGGAAGGATTGA